A DNA window from Pithys albifrons albifrons isolate INPA30051 chromosome 7, PitAlb_v1, whole genome shotgun sequence contains the following coding sequences:
- the LOC139674293 gene encoding olfactory receptor 14A16-like — protein sequence MSNSSSISQFLLLPLADTRQLQLLHLWLFLGISLAALLGNGLIISAVACDHHLHTPRHFFLLNLSLTDLGSICTTVPKAMHNSLWDTTTISYMGCAAQVFCFLFFIVTEFSLLTIMCYDCYVAICKPLHYGTLLGSRACAHMAAAAWASGFLNALLHTANTFSLPLCQGNALGQFFCEIPQILKLSCSHSYLREFGLLLVSACLASACFIFIVFSYVQIFRAVLRIPSEQGRHKAFSTCLPHLAVVSLFLSTAVFFYLKPLSISSPSLDVVVVVLYSVVPPTLNPLIYSLRNQELKDALSKMMTGCFSGPKNGLFFSAQHSLCNAL from the coding sequence atgtccaacagcagctccatcagccagttcctcctcctgccattggcagacacgcggcagctgcagctcctgcacttgtggctcttcctgggcatctccctggctgccctcctgggcaacggcctcatcatcagcgccgtagcctgcgaccaccacctgcacacccccaggcacttcttcctgctcaacctgtccctcacagacctgggctccatctgcaccactgtccccaaagccatgcacaactccctctgggacaccacaaccatctcctacatgggatgtgctgcacaggtcttttgctttttgttcttcatcgtgacagagttttccctcctcaccatcatgtgctacgactgctacgttgccatctgcaaacccctgcactacgggaccctcctgggcagcagagcttgtgcccacatggcagcagctgcctgggccagtggctttctcaatgctctgctgcacacagccaatacattttccctgcccctgtgccagggcaatgccctgggccagttcttctgtgaaatcccccagatcctcaagctctcctgctcacactcctacctcagggaatTTGGGCTCCTTCTGGTTAGTGCCTGTCTAGCATCTGcgtgtttcattttcatagttttctcctatgtgcagatcttcagggctgtgctgaggatcccctctgagcagggacggcacaaagccttttccacgtgcctccctcacctggctgtggtctccctgtttctcagcactgctgtgtttttctACCTGAAGCCactctccatctcctccccatctctggatGTGGTGGTGGTAGTTCTATATTCTGTGGTTCCTccaacactgaaccccctcatctacagcctgaggaatcaggagctcaaggatgccctgagcaaaatgatgactggatgcttttcaggaCCAAAAAATGGCCTGTTTTTTTCAGCTCAACACTCATTGTGTAATGCCTTGTAA
- the LOC139674294 gene encoding olfactory receptor 14J1-like, with protein MPNSSSISQFLLLPLADTRQLQLLHLWLFLGISLAALLGNGLIISAVACDHHLHTPMHFFLLNLSLTDLGCICTTVPKAMHNSLWDTTTISFMGCAAQVFFYFFFMSAEFSLLTIMCYDRYVAICKPLHYGTLLGSRACAHMAAAAWASGLLNALLHTANTFSLPLCQGNALSQFFCEIPQILKLSCSHSYLRELGLILVSACLVFGCFIFIIFSYVQIFRAVLRIPSEQGRHKAFSTCLPHLAVVSLFLSTAMFAYLMPPSISSPSLDLALSVLYSVVPPVLNPLIYSLRNQELKDALRIMMTGCFSVARICQFSSGSEDGGGGWRAGAAGGAAIPERGGSWTRTAAARAGGWRRREREEAAGRGAGGAVPSQPEPQRSHSESRRERGERRGVPQSLRATSRGVPQVGPQQRGGRREREPIAASAENRGTPFGSNVPLRGPQRSCLTTGAVVPLGWKLLRLILVSYCFFFRVQG; from the exons atgcccaacagcagctccatcagccagttcctcctcctgccattggcagacacgcggcagctgcagctcctgcacttgtggctcttcctgggcatctccctggctgccctcctgggcaacggcctcatcatcagcgccgtagcctgcgaccaccacctgcacacccccatgcacttcttcctgctcaacctgtccctcacagacctgggctgcatctgcaccactgtccccaaagccatgcacaactccctctgggacaccacaaccatctccttcatgggatgtgctgcacaggtgtttttttatttcttcttcatgtcagcagagttttccctcctcaccatcatgtgctacgaccgctacgttgccatctgcaaacccctgcactacgggaccctcctgggcagcagagcttgtgcccacatggcagcagctgcctgggccagtggcttactcaatgctctgctgcacacagccaatacattttccctgcccctgtgccagggcaatgctctgagccagttcttctgtgaaatcccccagatcctcaagctctcctgctcacactcctacctcagggaacttgggctcATTTTGGTTAGTGCCTGTTTAGTGTttggctgtttcattttcattattttctcctatgtgcagatcttcagggctgtgctgaggatcccctctgagcagggacggcacaaagccttttccacatgcctccctcacctggccgtggtctccctgtttctcagcactgccatgtttGCCTACCTTatgcctccctccatctcctccccatccctggatctggccctgtcagttctgtactcggtggtgcctccggtactgaaccccctcatctacagcctgaggaaccaggagctcaaggatgccctGAGGATAATGATGACTGGGTGCTTTTCAGTAGCAAGAATttgccagttttcttct GGCAGCGAGGACGGCGGGGGCGGGTggcgggcgggagcggcggggggtGCAGCGATCCCCGAACGAGGTGGGAGCTGGACCCGCACAgcggctgccagggctggggggtggaGGCGGAGGGAGCGAGAAGAGGCGGCGGGACGCGGAGCGGGGGGGGCAGTGCCCTCGCAGCCGGAGCCACAACGGAGCCACAGCGAGAGCCGGCGGGAGCGGGGGGAGAGGCGAGGCGTCCCCCAGAGCCTGCGCGCGACCTCCAGAGGTGTCCCCCAGGTCGGCCCGCAGCAGAGAGGGGGGCGGCGGGAGCGAGAGCCGATCGCGGCCAGCGCGGAAAACCGCGGCACTCCCTTCGGTTCTAATGTCCC GCTCCGCGGGCCACAGCGGTCCTGCCTGACCACCGGGGCAGTGGTCCCTCTCGGTTGGAAACTTCTCCGCCTCATCCTCGTCTCCTACTGCTTCTTCTTCAGGGTGCAGGGGTAG